From a region of the Balaenoptera ricei isolate mBalRic1 chromosome 11, mBalRic1.hap2, whole genome shotgun sequence genome:
- the LOC132374119 gene encoding C-C chemokine receptor type 5 — MDYQTSSPLYDTDYGMSEPCQKVNVRQTAAQLLPLLYSLVFIFGFVGNILVVLILINCKKLKSMTDIYLLNLAISDLLFIITIPFWAHYAAGQWDFGNTMCQFFTGFYFIGFFSGIFFIILLTIDRYLAIVHAVFALKARTVTFGVVTSGVTWVVAVFASLPGTIFTKSQKEGSRYTCSPHFPSSQYHFWKNFQTLKIVILGLVLPLLVMIVCYSGILKTLLRCRNEKKRHKAVRLIFAVMIVYFLFWAPYNIVLLLSTFQEFFGLNNCSDSNRLDQAMQVAETLGMTHCCINPIIYAFVGEKFRSYLLQFFRKHVARCFCKGCPVFQGDAPERASSVYTRSTGEQEISVGL, encoded by the coding sequence ATGGATTATCAGACATCAAGTCCCCTCTACGACACTGACTATGGGATGTCAGAGCCCTGCCAAAAAGTCAACGTGAGACAAACTGCAGCCCAGCTCCTGCCCCTGCTCTACTCGCTGGTGTTCATCTTTGGTTTTGTGGGTAACATTCTGGTCGTCCTCATCCTGATCAACTGCAAAAAGCTGAAGAGCATGACTGACATCTACCTGCTCAACTTGGCCATCTCTGACCTGCTTTTCATCATCACCATCCCGTTCTGGGCTCACTATGCTGCAGGCCAGTGGGACTTTGGAAATACAATGTGCCAGTTTTTCACGGGGTTCTATTTCATTGGCTTTTTCTCTGGAATCTTCTTCATCATTCTCTTGACAATTGATAGGTACCTGGCTATCGTCCATGCTGTGTTTGCTTTGAAAGCCAGGACAGTCACCTTTGGGGTGGTGACAAGTGGGGTCACCTGGGTGGTGGCTGTGTTCGCCTCTCTCCCAGGAACCATCTTTACCAAATCCCAAAAAGAGGGTTCTCGTTATACATGCAGCCCTCATTTTCCATCCAGTCAGTATCATTTCTGGAAGAATTTCCAAACTTTAAAGATAGTCATCTTGGGCCTGGTGCTGCCACTGCTTGTCATGATCGTCTGCTACTCGGGAATCCTAAAAACCCTGCTTCGGTGTCGCAACGAGAAGAAGAGGCACAAGGCCGTGAGGCTCATCTTTGCCGTCATGATTGTCTACTTTCTCTTCTGGGCTCCCTACAACATCGTCCTTCTTCTGAGCACCTTCCAGGAATTTTTTGGCCTGAATAACTGCAGTGACTCTAATAGGCTGGACCAAGCCATGCAGGTGGCAGAGACCCTGGGGATGACACACTGCTGCATCAACCCCATCATCTACGCCTTCGTCGGGGAGAAGTTCCGAAGCTATCTCTTACAGTTCTTCCGAAAGCACGTCGCCAGATGCTTCTGCAAAGGCTGTCCAGTCTTCCAGGGAGACGCTCCAGAGCGAGCGAGCTCTGTTTATACACGATCCACGGGCGAGCAGGAAATCTCAGTTGGCTTGTGA